A part of Fusobacterium simiae genomic DNA contains:
- the smpB gene encoding SsrA-binding protein SmpB, protein MIIANNKKAFFDYFIEEKYEAGVELKGSEVKSIKAGKVSIKESFVRIINDEIFIMGMSVVPWEFGSVYNPEERRVRKLLLHRKEIKKIHEKVKIKGYTIVPLDVHLSKGYVKIQIAIAKGKKNYDKRESIARKDQERNLKREFKSNNR, encoded by the coding sequence ATGATAATTGCAAATAATAAAAAAGCTTTTTTTGATTACTTCATAGAGGAGAAATATGAAGCAGGAGTTGAACTAAAAGGTAGTGAAGTAAAATCAATAAAAGCTGGGAAAGTAAGTATAAAAGAATCTTTTGTAAGAATTATAAATGATGAAATATTTATAATGGGAATGTCAGTTGTTCCTTGGGAATTTGGAAGTGTTTATAATCCAGAAGAAAGAAGAGTTAGAAAATTACTTTTACATAGAAAAGAAATAAAAAAAATACATGAAAAAGTAAAAATAAAGGGCTATACAATAGTTCCCTTAGATGTTCATTTATCAAAAGGTTATGTAAAAATCCAAATTGCAATAGCAAAAGGTAAAAAGAACTATGATAAGAGGGAAAGTATTGCAAGAAAAGACCAAGAAAGAAATTTAAAAAGAGAGTTTAAAAGTAATAATAGATAA
- the thrS gene encoding threonine--tRNA ligase, whose amino-acid sequence MLVKYNGESKEFNNNINMFEIAKGFSNSLAKKSVGAKVNGKNVDMSYVLDHDAEVEFIDIDSPEGEDIVRHSTAHLMAQAVLRLYPDTKVTIGPVIENGFYYDFDPVEQFTEEDLEKIEAEMKKIVKENIKLEKYVLPRDEAIKYFRDVDKNKYKVEIVEAIPQGEQVSFYKQGDFTDLCRGTHVPSTGYLKAFKLRALAGAYWRGNSKNKMLQRIYGYSFSNEDRLKKHLKLVEEAEKRDHRKLGKELELFFLSEYGPGFPFFLPKGMIVRNVLIDLWRKEHEKAGYLQLETPIMLNKELWEISGHWFNYRENMYTSEIDEVEFAIKPMNCPGGVLAFKHQIHSYKDLPARLAELGKVHRHEFSGALHGLMRVRSFTQDDSHIFMTPEQVQDEIIGVVNLIDKFYSKLFGFEYEIELSTKPEKAIGSQEIWDMAESALAGALDKLGRKYKINPGDGAFYGPKLDFKIKDAIGRMWQCGTIQLDFNLPERFDVTYIGEDGEKHRPVMLHRVIYGSIERFIGILIEHFAGAFPMWLAPVQVKVITINDECVPYAKEIMTKLDELGIRAELDDRAETIGYKIREANGRYRIPMQLIIGKNEVENKEVNIRRFGSKDQFSKPLDEFYNYVVNEAAIKFDK is encoded by the coding sequence ATGTTAGTTAAATATAATGGAGAAAGTAAAGAGTTTAATAATAATATTAATATGTTTGAAATAGCAAAAGGATTTTCTAATTCACTTGCGAAAAAATCTGTTGGAGCAAAAGTTAATGGTAAAAATGTTGATATGTCCTATGTTTTAGATCATGATGCAGAAGTTGAATTTATAGATATTGATAGTCCAGAAGGAGAAGATATAGTAAGACACTCAACTGCTCACTTAATGGCACAAGCTGTATTAAGATTATATCCTGATACAAAGGTTACAATAGGACCAGTTATCGAAAATGGTTTCTATTATGACTTTGACCCAGTAGAACAATTTACAGAAGAGGATTTAGAAAAAATTGAAGCTGAAATGAAAAAAATTGTAAAAGAAAACATAAAATTAGAAAAATATGTTTTACCTAGAGATGAAGCAATAAAATATTTTAGAGATGTAGATAAAAATAAATATAAAGTTGAAATCGTTGAAGCTATACCACAAGGAGAACAAGTTTCTTTCTATAAACAAGGAGATTTTACAGATTTATGTAGAGGAACACATGTTCCATCAACTGGGTATTTAAAAGCATTTAAATTAAGGGCACTTGCAGGAGCATATTGGAGAGGTAATTCAAAAAATAAAATGCTTCAAAGAATATATGGTTATTCTTTTTCAAATGAAGATAGATTAAAGAAGCATTTAAAACTTGTAGAAGAAGCAGAAAAAAGAGACCATAGAAAATTAGGAAAAGAATTAGAATTATTTTTCCTAAGTGAATATGGACCAGGATTTCCATTCTTTTTACCAAAAGGCATGATAGTCAGAAATGTTTTAATTGATTTATGGAGAAAAGAACATGAAAAAGCTGGATATTTACAACTTGAAACTCCTATAATGCTTAACAAAGAATTATGGGAAATTTCAGGACATTGGTTTAATTATAGGGAAAACATGTATACATCAGAAATAGATGAAGTGGAATTTGCTATAAAACCTATGAACTGTCCAGGAGGTGTTTTAGCATTTAAACATCAAATACATTCATATAAAGATTTACCTGCAAGGCTTGCAGAGCTTGGAAAAGTCCATAGACATGAATTTTCAGGTGCATTACATGGACTTATGAGAGTAAGATCATTTACACAGGATGATTCTCATATTTTTATGACTCCTGAACAAGTTCAAGATGAAATAATAGGTGTTGTAAATCTTATTGATAAATTTTATAGTAAGTTATTTGGATTTGAATATGAAATAGAACTTTCAACTAAGCCTGAAAAAGCAATAGGTTCACAAGAAATTTGGGATATGGCAGAGTCTGCACTTGCAGGAGCTTTAGATAAATTAGGTAGAAAATATAAAATTAATCCAGGGGATGGAGCATTTTATGGACCTAAACTAGATTTTAAAATAAAAGATGCTATTGGAAGAATGTGGCAATGTGGAACTATCCAACTTGATTTTAATCTACCAGAAAGATTTGATGTAACTTACATAGGTGAAGATGGTGAAAAACACAGACCAGTAATGCTTCATAGAGTTATTTATGGCTCAATAGAAAGATTTATTGGAATTTTAATAGAACACTTTGCAGGAGCTTTTCCAATGTGGCTTGCACCAGTTCAAGTAAAAGTAATAACTATAAATGATGAATGTGTGCCATATGCTAAAGAAATTATGACTAAGTTAGATGAATTAGGAATTAGGGCTGAACTTGATGATAGAGCTGAAACTATTGGCTATAAAATAAGAGAAGCTAATGGTAGATATAGAATCCCTATGCAATTAATAATTGGTAAAAACGAAGTTGAAAATAAAGAAGTTAATATTAGAAGATTTGGTTCAAAAGATCAATTTTCAAAACCACTTGATGAATTTTATAATTATGTAGTTAATGAAGCTGCAATAAAATTTGATAAATAA
- a CDS encoding DUF4367 domain-containing protein, which yields MKNTFLISTLCLTIIACGKKEEVQQEATQTTEVTQEQNVGMPNPFVEVKTLDEASKIAGFTLEVPESYEEYKERVIQAIENDMIEVIYLDEESGFEGLRIRKAKGTDDISGDYNEYKNIETVKVGDYEVTEKSDGGNIFVATWTDGTYSYAIDTDRAELSAEAIINLVQNIK from the coding sequence ATAAAAAATACATTTTTAATATCTACTCTATGTCTAACTATTATTGCTTGTGGTAAAAAAGAAGAAGTACAACAAGAGGCGACACAAACAACAGAAGTTACACAAGAACAAAACGTAGGAATGCCTAACCCATTTGTAGAAGTAAAGACCTTAGATGAGGCTTCTAAAATAGCAGGATTTACTTTAGAAGTTCCTGAAAGTTATGAAGAATATAAAGAACGAGTGATTCAAGCTATTGAAAATGATATGATAGAAGTAATATATCTTGATGAAGAGTCAGGTTTTGAAGGTTTACGTATCAGAAAAGCTAAAGGCACAGATGATATAAGTGGTGATTATAATGAATATAAGAATATTGAAACTGTAAAAGTTGGAGATTATGAAGTAACAGAAAAAAGTGATGGAGGAAATATTTTTGTTGCTACTTGGACAGATGGAACATATTCTTATGCAATAGATACTGATAGAGCTGAATTAAGTGCTGAAGCTATTATTAATTTAGTTCAAAATATTAAATAA
- a CDS encoding FprA family A-type flavoprotein translates to MYKSTMVKDDIVWIGVNDRKIEKWESHIPLNLGVTYNSYVILDEKICIIDGVEEGENSDFFRKLEATIGDKQVDYIIINHVEPDHSGSIKSLLKMYPKIKVVGNAKSMSILKLLDTNVPDDRAIIVKEKDVLDLGKHKLTFYLMPMVHWPESMATYDITDKILFSNDAFGSFGALDGAIFNDEANLNIFEDEMRRYYSNIVGKLGAPVNAILKKLSSIEVSCICPSHGLIWRKDIDKVIKKYQKWANIEAEEEGVVIIYGSMYGHTTEMAEILGRQLDERGIKNVCIYDSSKVDISYLFSAIWKYKGLMIGSCTHYNMAFPKIEPLLQKLENYGLKNRYLGIFGNMLWSGGGVKRIKEFADRIGLEQIGESVEVKGHVTPVDREKLIEIANLMADKLIADRK, encoded by the coding sequence ATGTACAAAAGTACTATGGTAAAAGATGATATTGTTTGGATTGGGGTTAATGACAGAAAAATAGAAAAATGGGAAAGTCATATTCCACTAAATCTAGGTGTAACATATAATTCCTACGTGATATTAGATGAAAAAATTTGTATCATTGATGGTGTTGAAGAAGGTGAAAATAGTGATTTTTTTAGAAAACTTGAGGCTACTATTGGAGATAAACAAGTTGACTATATCATAATAAACCATGTTGAACCAGATCATTCAGGTTCAATTAAAAGCCTATTAAAAATGTATCCAAAAATAAAAGTAGTGGGGAATGCAAAATCTATGTCAATACTAAAATTATTGGATACAAATGTCCCTGATGACAGAGCAATCATTGTTAAAGAAAAAGATGTTTTAGATTTAGGAAAGCATAAATTAACTTTTTACCTAATGCCTATGGTACATTGGCCTGAATCTATGGCAACTTATGATATAACAGATAAGATTTTATTTTCAAATGATGCTTTTGGAAGTTTTGGAGCTTTAGATGGAGCTATTTTTAATGATGAAGCAAACCTTAATATTTTTGAAGATGAAATGAGAAGATATTATTCCAATATAGTTGGAAAACTTGGAGCACCTGTAAATGCTATTTTAAAAAAATTATCTTCTATTGAAGTTTCTTGTATCTGTCCATCACATGGATTAATCTGGAGAAAAGATATTGATAAAGTCATAAAAAAATATCAAAAATGGGCTAATATAGAAGCAGAAGAAGAAGGAGTAGTAATTATCTATGGTAGTATGTATGGTCACACTACTGAAATGGCAGAAATTTTAGGTAGACAATTAGATGAAAGAGGAATTAAAAATGTTTGTATTTATGATTCCTCAAAAGTGGATATTTCTTATTTGTTTAGTGCGATTTGGAAATATAAAGGACTTATGATAGGAAGTTGTACACACTATAATATGGCTTTTCCAAAGATAGAACCACTACTTCAAAAATTAGAAAATTATGGTTTAAAAAATAGATATTTAGGAATTTTTGGAAATATGTTATGGAGTGGAGGAGGAGTAAAAAGAATAAAGGAATTTGCAGATAGAATAGGATTAGAACAAATTGGAGAATCTGTTGAAGTAAAAGGTCATGTCACTCCTGTTGATAGAGAAAAATTAATAGAAATTGCTAATCTTATGGCAGATAAACTTATAGCAGATAGAAAATAA
- a CDS encoding ABC transporter ATP-binding protein: MKQKSNFTFLLSYAKNEKYKLYLSAFLSVCSSILMVVPYVLIYNIILELLKTDINFNRIKSLAIYTAILIVVRLILFILSGVFSHVAAFNILYNIRMQTVKHLGNINLGYFREKNIGEIKKAINEDVEKLENFLAHQIPDLAAAITTPIVLLVFLFFLEWRIAIFLLIPILLAILTQIAMFKGYGKRLDKYNSLLQRLTSTITQYIKGMNVFKAFNLTAHSFKKYIDINNKYTENWHNMTDDFKNPYGIFLAVVDSALIFVIPSGGYLYLTNKINISTFLIFLLLSYTFLTSLKTLMQFGGTFSFVLAGANNVRSIIEFPIQNEGKNLKDINFKEDISFNNVTFSYDKNDVLKDINLILKPNTITALVGPSGSGKTTIAYLLGRFWDIQKGSIKIGNIDIKDIDVNYLLSNISYVFQDIFMLTDTIFENIRMGLDKTKEEVYQAAKDAEIHEFIMSLPNGYDTIIGDGHIKLSGGEKQRISIARCLLKNSPIVVLDEITAYSDIENEAKIQNAIRNLLKDKTAIIIAHRLYTIKDVNNIVVLNEGEIVENGKHQDLITKEKGLYKHLWEVK; the protein is encoded by the coding sequence ATGAAACAAAAGAGTAATTTTACTTTTCTTCTTTCTTATGCAAAAAATGAAAAATATAAATTATATCTTTCAGCTTTTTTAAGTGTATGTAGTTCCATACTTATGGTTGTACCTTATGTACTTATATACAATATTATTTTAGAGCTATTAAAAACTGATATAAATTTTAATAGAATAAAAAGTTTAGCTATCTATACAGCAATTTTGATAGTTGTGAGATTAATATTGTTTATATTATCAGGAGTATTTTCACATGTGGCAGCTTTTAATATACTGTATAATATTAGAATGCAGACAGTGAAACATTTAGGAAATATTAATCTAGGATATTTTAGAGAAAAAAATATTGGTGAAATAAAAAAAGCTATAAATGAAGATGTTGAGAAATTAGAAAATTTTTTAGCACACCAGATTCCTGATTTAGCAGCAGCTATAACAACACCAATAGTACTATTAGTGTTTTTATTTTTCTTAGAATGGAGAATAGCAATATTTTTATTAATTCCAATATTACTTGCTATTTTAACTCAAATAGCTATGTTTAAGGGTTATGGTAAGCGTTTAGATAAGTATAATTCTTTACTTCAAAGATTAACTTCTACAATAACTCAATATATAAAAGGAATGAATGTATTTAAAGCATTTAATTTAACAGCACATTCTTTTAAAAAATATATTGATATAAATAATAAATACACAGAAAATTGGCATAATATGACAGATGATTTTAAAAATCCTTATGGAATATTTTTAGCTGTTGTAGATTCGGCATTAATCTTTGTTATTCCAAGTGGAGGGTATTTATATTTAACAAATAAAATTAATATTTCAACATTTTTAATATTTTTACTTTTAAGTTATACATTTTTGACTTCTTTAAAAACTTTAATGCAATTTGGAGGAACTTTTTCTTTTGTTTTAGCAGGAGCAAATAATGTTAGAAGTATAATTGAATTTCCAATTCAAAATGAAGGTAAAAATTTAAAAGATATTAATTTTAAAGAAGATATTTCATTTAATAATGTTACTTTCTCCTATGATAAAAATGATGTTTTAAAAGATATCAATTTAATATTGAAACCTAATACTATAACTGCACTTGTAGGTCCATCAGGTTCAGGAAAGACAACTATTGCTTATTTGTTAGGTAGATTTTGGGATATACAAAAAGGAAGTATCAAAATTGGTAATATAGACATAAAAGATATAGATGTAAACTATTTATTATCTAATATTTCCTATGTATTCCAAGATATATTTATGCTGACTGATACAATATTTGAAAATATTAGAATGGGACTTGATAAAACAAAAGAAGAAGTGTATCAAGCAGCAAAAGATGCAGAAATTCATGAATTTATTATGAGTTTACCTAATGGATATGATACCATTATAGGAGATGGACATATAAAATTAAGTGGAGGGGAAAAACAAAGAATTTCAATAGCAAGGTGTCTACTTAAAAATAGCCCAATAGTCGTTTTAGATGAAATAACAGCTTATTCTGATATAGAAAATGAAGCTAAAATTCAAAATGCTATCAGAAACTTATTAAAGGATAAAACTGCTATTATAATAGCACATAGATTGTATACTATAAAAGATGTTAACAATATAGTTGTATTAAATGAAGGTGAAATAGTGGAAAATGGAAAACACCAAGATTTAATTACAAAAGAAAAAGGATTGTATAAACATCTTTGGGAGGTGAAATAA